CTTCCTGACCTCACCCCAACCTTAACCGCAACAAACCATGGCCAAAGTCAAACTGTCCCTCGACCAACTCAACGCGCTGGAATTGATCCAACTCACGGACCTGATCATCTCGCGCATGACCGGCAACGCGAACTTTCCCACGCCCGCCCCCACGCTGGCATCCGTCCAGACCCAGCGCGACGCGGTCAACACCAAGAACAACCTGGTGATCGCCACGCGCACGCTTGCCGAGCAACAGACGGGCGAGGTGAACACGGCCGCGTCCGCGCTCCGGGCCTCGCTCACCGCACTCGGCAGTTACGTGGAGGGCACGAGCCTCGGCGACGAGGTGAAAATCCGCAGCAGCGGGATGGTCGTGCCGTAGGGCGGAGGGCGCGCCAGGACAAACGGCTGCGGCCCAAATGCGGCTTGCAATCGGCGGGGGGGCCGTGCCCGCCGTCAACGAATCGTCGTCGCAATGACGTCCATCGTGACCGTGCGCCCGGGGGCGACGCCGCGGACCATCACCTTGCTTGCAGCCGGGAGGCGCTTGGAATCGAGAAAGCCCGGAGGGAGCGCGTTCAATTCGTTGCTGGCCTTCTCGTCCGTGACGTAATAGGTCGCCTTGAGCATGTGGCGCGGATTGCACTCGATTTCCCGGAGCAACGTGTCGAGCGCGCCGAAGATTTCCCGGATTTGCGTGCTGGCATCGCCTCCCGCGGCGGCGTGCAAGCCGCCCACGTAAACCGTGGGCCCGTGGTTCAACACGGCCACGCGGCTGAACAGCGGCGAGGGCGTGAAGCCGGGCGGCGTCACGTAACTCAGGCTGTCCCTCACCGCGGCGGACTGGTCGCCGGTCGTCGCGATCATCTCGATCTCGATCGAGTTGGGGGCAGTCCACTCGACGAAGACCACCGGCGGGATTTGGATTTGGTTCGTGCCGAAGATCTTCGCCACTTCGGCCAGCACCGGCGCGGTGTTCGTGATCGGCGACATGAACGCCTTCAACTGGACCACGTGCTGCGGTTTGAGCAGGAGAAAATCAAGCGTGCGCTTCAAACGCTCCATGGTGCGCCGCGCGCCTTCGGTGAGGTCGCCCGCCGCGGATTGGCCGCTGATGTAAACCGAACGGGTCTTGGCGGGCAGGATGGAGACGCCCGCGGTGGGCAATCCCTTGAGCGACTTGCTGGCGATGAGCCCGGCCGCGTTGGGTTTGGGCGTTTTCTCGGTGGCGCCGACGGCATCCATCATGACGAGCGCGCCGGGGATCGTCGGAGCACTCACCACATACGTGACCGCGGGCCGTGTGCCGGCGGAGAAACGCAAGCCGAGCAGTTGCTGCACGTCGCTGACGTGCTCGGGCTTGGTGACGCAGATGTGCAGCTTGGCAATCTTGTCGAGACCGGAGTCCGCCTCCTTGAGAAGGGAATCGATCAATTCGAGGCAGCGTCCGCTTTGACGGGCAACGTCCCCGGCGTCGGTGAACTTCCCGTCGGGGCCGGCTGCCGTCACTTGCGCGGTGTGTGCAAGGTGAAACCCCGAAACGATCACCGCCGCCGAGGATCCCGTGGCGGGATTGGGCGACGCCGACCTGAGCGACGGCGCGTCGGCACCCGCGGCGGTGGCGATGACCGGGCGGTTTGCAACTGAACCAACCACAGCCGCGGCCGCCAGCGCCAGGATTCCGCGGGCGCGGAACGATAGTTTCGATGTCGGGTTCATGGAAAGCGCGACTCTGGCAGAATCCGGTCCAGCATGGCAGCATCAATTTCTGGGAAGGCGACGTCCCGCTGCTCACGCGAGCTTGGGCGCGATCCACTTCTCGAGCTTCACCGTGTCCACGGCGAACAGGCGGATGCCCTCGCCGAGTTTCTCGGTCGCCATCGCGTCCTCGTTGTGCTGCCAGCGGAATGCCTTCTCGTCGAGGTGAATCTTCTCCATCGTGCTCGCGGCCGCGAGTTCGGGTGTGAGCTTGCGCGTCACCGCGCCCGGGGTCTTTTGCATCTCCTCGAGCAGCGTCGGGCTGATCGTGAGCAGGTCGGACCCGGCGAGTTCGAGGATTTCGCCCACATTCCGGAAGCTCGCGCCCATCACCTCCGTCGCGTAGCCGAACTTCTTGTAGTAGCTGTAAATCCGCGTGACCGACTGCACGCCGGGATCTTCCGCGCCGGTGAAATCCCTGCCGGCGGCTTTCTTGTGCCAGTCAAGGATGCGCCCGACGAAAGGCGAGATGAGTTGCACGCCCGCCTCGGCGCACGCGACCGCCTGCGGGAACGAGAACAGCAGCGTGAGGTTGCATTTGATGCCGTCTGCCTTGAGGACCTCCGCCGCGCGGATGCCCTCCCACGTTGAAGCGATCTTGATGAGGATGCGCTCGCGGCCGATGCCGGCCCTGGCGTAACGCTCGATGAGCGACCGGGCCTTGGCGATGGTCGCGGCTGTATCGAATGAAAGCCGGGCGTCCACTTCCGTGCTCACGCGGTGCGGGACGATCTTCAAGATTTCCTCGCCGAACGCCACAGACAGCCGGTCGAGCGCGATACCGAGCGCGGCTTGGGCATTGCCCGCGGCTTCCTGCTTCGAGTCCGCCAGGGTCTTCTCGACGAGCGCGGCGTATTCGGGCATCTGCGCGGCCTTGAAGAGCAGGCTCGGGTTGGTTGTGGCATCGCGCGGCTGGTATTTGCGGATGCTCTCGAAGTCGCCCGTGTCGGCGACGATGAGGGAGTGTTGTTTGAGGCTGCCAAGAAGATTGCTCATGATGTCAGTCGTTTCGGGTTCGGGCTTGCTTCAGCGACGACGCAGTCTTCCACACGCCCCGTGCCGAGGCAAGGCTCGCGACAGGCGTGCCAGTCTCGCCTTCTTCTTGATCCTGATCGCAATCTTAATCCTAATCTCCCGTCGTCCTCCGCGGGGCGATCAAGATGAGGATCAGGATCACGCTTACGATCGCGCGCGGCATCGCCACGAAACCAAACGTGGCATTGACAAAGCCCCGTCTGCCCTGAATCTTCTCCGCCCTGTGCTGCCTCGGTAGCTCAATTGGTAGAGCAGCAGACTCTTAATCTGTTTGTTCTAGGTTCAAGTCCTAGCCGGGGTATCCACCAACTTCCCGCGCCGCACAGCACCGCCGCAAGCCCGCGGCTTCTCCGAAGTTGACACCCGCTTCACCCTGCGCGAACCATCTCGCCATGCAAACGCCTCCCTCGGCCCAGCCATCCCGTCGTGAATTCATCAGGACCACCGGCCAGCTTGCCACCGTCTCCGCGCTCGCGGGCGTGACGCTCCCGCACGTTCACGGCCAGGGCAGCGACCAGATTCGCGTTGCGCTCGTCGGCTGCGGCGGCCGGGGCGGCGGTGCCGCGGTCAACGCGCTGAGCCAGAGCGGCCCGCCCAAGCTCGTCGCCATGGCCGACGTGTTCGAACACCGCCTCGAGTCTGCCTTTCGCGGCCTCAAAGAAGGAAACGGCGGCCGCTTCAAGGACCAGGTGGACGTCCCGAGCGGGCGCAAGTTCATCGGCTTCGACGCCTACAAAGGCGCGATTGACTCGCTCAAGAAGGGCGACGTCGCCATCTTCACCACACCGCTCGCCTTCCGCTGGGTTCACTTCAAATACGCCATTGAGAAAGGCATCAACGTCTTCATGGAAAAGCCCGTGACCGCCGACGGCCCGACCTCGCGGCGCATGCTCGAACTCAACAAGCTCGCCAAGGCGAAAAACCTCAAGGTCGGCGTCGGCCTCATGTCCCGCCACAAAAAGTGCCTCCAACAACTCCACGCGCGCATCCATCAGGACAACGACATCGGCGACGTGCTGCTCCTGCGCGGCTACCGCATGCAGGGTCTGCTCGGCTCCGCCTTCTCCGAAAAATATCCCGGCAAGGACAACAACCTCCCCGGCAAGCCCAACGAACTGCTCTGGCAAATCTCGCGCTTCCACAGCTTCATCTGGGCGAGCGGCGGCGGCTACAGCGACTTCAACATCCACCACATCGACCACCTCTGCTGGCTCAAGAGCCCCCCTGGCAAGGAACTATGGCCCGTCAAGGCCCAAGGTGTCGGCGGCCGCACCTACCGCACCGGCCCCACTGGCAATCCCTACGTCGACCAGAACTTCGACTCCTACGCCGTCGAATACACCTTCGAAGACGGCGCGAAACTCTACATGGACGGCCGCTGCATGGTCGGCGCCGTGCCCATGTATCACAGCTTCGTCCACGGCACCAAAGGCATGGCCGTCGCAGCGAACTCGGGCGACTGCAACGGCCCCTCCAGCACGTTCAAGGGGCACGTCCGGTCACGCGAAAACCAGCTCTGGACCTCCGACACCCGGATGGCCGACGACCCGTATCACACCGAATGGCAGGTGCTCACCGACGCGATTCGCAACGACAAGCCGCACAACGAAGTGGACCGCGGCGTGATGGCCAGCGTCGCGACCTCCCTCGGCCGCTACGCCGCCCACACCGCGCAGGAAGTCACCCTCGACGAAATGCTCAACCACGAGCACGAATACTGCCCCGACGCCGACAAGCTCACCGCCGACTCCGAACCGCCCCTCAAGTCCGACGCCAACGGCCTCTACCCCGTCCCCGAGCCCGGCAAGAAGCGCAAGCGGGAGTATTAGGTAGCGCAGCCGCCTGGCCGCGAATTGGCGAACCATTTACGATGAGTTCGCGCCCGAAAACTTCGAGACCCCGTCGCTGCGGCATTGAGTGAAA
This portion of the Verrucomicrobiota bacterium genome encodes:
- the tal gene encoding transaldolase, with the protein product MSNLLGSLKQHSLIVADTGDFESIRKYQPRDATTNPSLLFKAAQMPEYAALVEKTLADSKQEAAGNAQAALGIALDRLSVAFGEEILKIVPHRVSTEVDARLSFDTAATIAKARSLIERYARAGIGRERILIKIASTWEGIRAAEVLKADGIKCNLTLLFSFPQAVACAEAGVQLISPFVGRILDWHKKAAGRDFTGAEDPGVQSVTRIYSYYKKFGYATEVMGASFRNVGEILELAGSDLLTISPTLLEEMQKTPGAVTRKLTPELAAASTMEKIHLDEKAFRWQHNEDAMATEKLGEGIRLFAVDTVKLEKWIAPKLA
- a CDS encoding Gfo/Idh/MocA family oxidoreductase, yielding MQTPPSAQPSRREFIRTTGQLATVSALAGVTLPHVHGQGSDQIRVALVGCGGRGGGAAVNALSQSGPPKLVAMADVFEHRLESAFRGLKEGNGGRFKDQVDVPSGRKFIGFDAYKGAIDSLKKGDVAIFTTPLAFRWVHFKYAIEKGINVFMEKPVTADGPTSRRMLELNKLAKAKNLKVGVGLMSRHKKCLQQLHARIHQDNDIGDVLLLRGYRMQGLLGSAFSEKYPGKDNNLPGKPNELLWQISRFHSFIWASGGGYSDFNIHHIDHLCWLKSPPGKELWPVKAQGVGGRTYRTGPTGNPYVDQNFDSYAVEYTFEDGAKLYMDGRCMVGAVPMYHSFVHGTKGMAVAANSGDCNGPSSTFKGHVRSRENQLWTSDTRMADDPYHTEWQVLTDAIRNDKPHNEVDRGVMASVATSLGRYAAHTAQEVTLDEMLNHEHEYCPDADKLTADSEPPLKSDANGLYPVPEPGKKRKREY